caaatgtctggcacacagaCCTAAAACTAGCCTGGGGCTGGCATGGCTTTGCTCAAGGTTGATGACATGGAATCATGGCGTGCTTCCTCCTGGGAAAAAGACACGAAATGACCATGGTCACTCCCCACCCCTTAAGAGGTATCCTTTGTTTGCTCTAGCATGTCCTACaaccactatctcctccttctccctcccctccacacacgTCCCAATCCTGAAATGGAATtctctcctgcctcctctccATCTCTGGGCTTCTCTGATTAGTCTTGAAAGTGAGatcaaatctcattttcttcaagaGGGTGTTTCTGTTTGCCACTCCAACCCATCCTACAATTTACTACATCCTACAAGTTACTCCCCTTTAATGGCATAAAATTTAGCTTGAATATATGTTGTTGTTTATATGtcagtctcctccattagaatgtgagcttcttaagggcagggatagTGTTTCCTTTTTTGGTAACCCCAGCCTTTAGCATGGTACCTAAATCTTAACAAGGCTTAATCGATGTTTGGTCACTGAGAGTCTCtagcactttctagctgtgtattctgatcctcattttcctcattttaaaaatcaatctaaTGATGATGgtactgcctacctcacaggattattatgaagatcaaataagaaaatatctcTAAAATACTTTGCTGATTTTAAAAGTATCTTGGAAATATCAGATATCATTATTTTCTGCCTTTGTCCTGTGACTGATGCACACATCTGTGATCTCTCCCTCACTCTGTGTTTCTCCCACATGTACTAATATCAATCTTCATACTTCATACCATGTAACTGACACCTAGGAGACCTTCCCCTTTATTTTGCTCCAAATCTTCTCCTCTATCTCAGAAGCATCCTGTGACCTTCAGGGTTCCTCCTGCAACAGACCAGCATCATTTATGTGTATGGGGGAATGCACCatcttttctgatttccccagATGCAAGTGTCCTCTCTCCCAAACACCTTGCAttcaactactttgtatttattctttttattctgtaaatatttatatgtgtCCTTTGGCTtcccttagaatgtaagatccttgggaaaagggattatttcattctttgtgtttatgtgcctagcacataataggcactaaacatatctttattgattgactgatcatCAAGTGAAATCTGCCCCTTGAATCATAGAAGTATCAAAGTATCTCATTTGTGCTAACCAGATGTTTAGGATCAAAAACAGACTCTACCTAATCTCACATAATACTTTCCTCGTATCTGATTCATCTTTCTTTTGGAGAAAttacaggaaaaagaaacagagaagaactCAAGGGGTCCATCTTTCTGGATGCCTCCTACTTACAATGTCATGCAAAAGAGTAAATTTCTGTGCCATTACACAACAGCACTTGGATTATTTTGAGGGTACGTTactgttgttcatctttcatttttaaagaagaccaatggcatcatgggggatgttttgacttgcacatgctttggattcaagtgaggcagagttgtagaaagtcatcagtctcactctctcttctttgttaATAGGGGAGAGAGAGTGGAGAAGGGTCATaacatcataaatttagagctagaaaggatcttagagattatctagtgcaggggtgggaaacctgaggcctcaagtccacatgtggacttctaagtccttgggtgcagccttttgactgagtccaagattacagaacaaatccttttattaagtggatttgttctgtgaggtttggattcaaagggccatacttgagtacgtggaggaccacatgtggcctcgaagccacagaTTCCCTGCCCTTGATCTAGTGAGTCTAATCATTACAGAAACCAGATCTGTCCAGGGCTACACAGTGTAAGTGTGAGAGTcaagatttcaacccaggtcttttgactccaaatccagggctccatTTCCATTGTACTTTCCTGTTTCAAGGGAGAGAGGGTAGGACATGAGCGAACTCAGTTGGTGGCATCTTAGTGGGGTGGTAAGTGTGGAGAActggagtttgaatcctagctatGTGAGCATGAACAAGTTGGTCACTTCctaagccttggtttccccatctataaagggGACAATACTAATACTACCTACTACAGAGGGTCTTCACATTCCGTGAACTTTAAAGTTCAGAGTGTTCTGATAACAGAAAGAGAATTCCCTCCCATAAGCCTTTATTCTTGCTGCCTGACCCTTCAGCTCTTGCCACCCTCTCAAGCTTTGTTTGGAACATCACGCAGTGGAGGCCTAGGGAGCGTGTAGTACAGCAAGGTCCTCCGGCGTGTATAAACCACAATGTGTTGAATCtttaatacaaaataaagcaTATGCCTGAAGTCTATTTTCCCATCATTTCTGCTGCCTCTTGATATGCTGTGTTGAATCAAAGCTTGCCAGCAAATATAACCTTGGCTGACCCTGCTTCCTTCtgagaatttatttcatttttcctggtTTCAGACACAATTCAGTGTTTTTCTCTTTAACAATACAGACAATTAttagaatgaagaagaaaaggtttgTAACATATGTAGGAATGCATTTCTGTTGATACAGCTCCAAACCATGGACTAAAAATCTATTTGTTTTAGAGCAGGCTTAGTCTAGGGAAGAAGACTTCTTAAGAAATTGTGAAATGGGAGAGAGATGAACACAAATCAATTGTTTCTTAAGGAATTTATGGGAAGCCGGGAGTGGTATGGAAGAAGAAGCAAGGGACTGAGAATCAAGAGTCAAGAGTTCAAGTCTTGGGGTaggtctcttcctctctctaacCTTTAATTGTCTCATACATAAAATTCATTGGACTAAATCATCTTCAAGATTACTTCTAATTAattctaactttatttttttacttcataatttgcagaatattattatttattaaattattcaaatatttatgaagccaCCTATGTCATTAGGGTACAGTCATTGACACCCACAAATATAGATTGAAATGCTCTAGAGCTAGGTAGGTGTTCAAAAACTGCTGTGTCCAAAAAAGTCACCATCCTATGTCCAACCTAGTGACAAATCTCTCCAAATTCAGCTAGATTGGCCCTCAGATGATGACCATGCAATCCATCACCAGACCCATACTTGAGTTTTTCCCAACTTTAGAAAATTTACCAGAGCTTGTGTTCATGTgtgcattggtaattaaggtggggccccaggggGGGCCAATGAAAGgaagtctgattatatcttcactcccaagtaggccaaaaatccctagctactaggtgctaagccatgtgggcgtgaagccctccagggtcctaaggggagttgctaagaccagagccaatagtaaggcttaagttctggtcacacaaatgatgtttgatgacgtctaaagagtgcataaaaaagagaagacagagatatttgttaagggctctcactcttgaaggtgtgctgatgtggagactctgggcagctgtagttaagagccctccagcttgtaaacctggatatttggactttgttaaactccggtaactgtgcattgagatttgaatcaggcaaggtctgtctgttgatgtttgtaatttgtttgtatttgctctgaagttcagggtgctgactttttcccctgaactaagtgaatgatatttgtatgctggattaaagtaagattgttaacctcttaatgttgtttttcttagtaaggcagatcaaaagaacctgagcttgcagcattcctgttattgggcttgtgttgatttttcacccccacagcagctgctagctgaattattGCAACAACGTGCCATAGCTTTGGAGAGCCCACAGCTATCACCACACAATGATGAAGTATCAGAATAGGTCACAGGAGAGGTGAACCTGTGTGGCCtctatgtggccctctaggtcctcaagtgtggcccttcgactgaatccaaacttcaaagaacaaacccccctaatagaaggatttgttctgtaaaacttggactcagtcaaaaaactacacccaaggacctagagggacacatctggtctcaaggccacaggttccccaccattGGAGTAGGCCCTCAGTGTAGGGCTTAATGAGTAGTTGGGAGAAGGAAGTGAGAAAAGTTTTATCAGTATGGGAAGAGTAAAATCAGCCATGCTAAGTAGTGCAGTCAAGTCATTCACTTactctgcaacttagtcttagagagatgcttggcacactgagagtttaagtgacttgcccaggatcacgcaccagtatttgtcagagatgggattgaaTCCAGTTTTCTTCTGACCCTGAGACCTACCTTCTGTCCACTACTGCATGATGCCACTCAAATTAACAACTTAGTTTAGATAAATTAGCAACTGACTGGGAGCTAGAGCTAAAACCAAATGAGTTGGCTCAGGGCACTGGGGAGAGTGAGAAGAATCCACTGCTACAGAGATGGGAGGAAACCATAGACAAGCTTCTCTACTTTTTGTCTGGGATGGCATTGTTCCCAGGTGCAATGGGATGGACCAGACCcattcattttacttttgtattAGTATTGAAATATCATGCatctaagttgtttttttttaattctcaattTAAAAAAGCTAAAGCATTAGTATCTTTGGCAAATTGCACACCTGGAGTGTCATTTGGTTGCATGATGAATTTTTAAACCAATTACGTTGGTTATGATTTACAATCCATCTATGAGAGACCATGCGTTCCAGATCTCATTAAGACATTACGACCATGACATTAACTCTTAAttcagagggaaggggaagagttaTGGCACCACACTCTGCAGTTTTTACATTTAAAGTCAACATTGGCTAAAAGCTCTATTATGAAAAGTACAGTGCACTTGATCACATTTTCCTGGAAGGTATGCAGCATTGATAGCTGTTCCAGGAAAGAGGGGTTCCCTCAAGTTTTCCTtgtgtatgaattgatgcaacaTAATCCTAAATCATAAGGCAGGACAGGCCTAAAGGGGAGTGAGCTGGGTAGTTATGTGGATAGAATTTACTCTGCATATTCTGCCTAAACTCCAGTTGAAAGGGCTGACTCTTCATCACTTCCCCCAGGGCTAGGGTGAGATGAGTGGATACTATCTGCCCCATTTTTTGACATTGTCATTAACTTCTTATAATTGCATGTATATAGGGCTTTGAGATTTgtgacattttacaaatatcatctcattttatcctcacaccaactctgggaggtaggtgcaattgtAATCACCGTttggttaagggatttgcccaaggtcgcacagctaataagtgtctgaggttgaatttagactcaggtcttcctgactccaggtccagcactcaatctattatgtcacctagctgcctagagcaACCTCTTTATTCATTTGGCTCACATATTAATGATATTTGCATCTAttcttccttattagaatgtaagcttcttgaggggagggactgtctttacaatcccagcacagtgcctagggcATAGCGgtcatttaataaattttgttattgttcagttgtgtcccactctttgtactgattgattttgtttttataggCATAGATACTTGTTAAATACCTAAACTACTCTCTTTACAAAGCACATTTGccaaaaaacaattaagcaataCTGCCTAACAGCAGAATTATGACTTGTTACTTTCCACTTTTGTAGTTTTCCAAGTGTTAGCAGACAGTAACATGCCCCATTGTATttgacttcaatttttttctattagttTTTACATTACATTgtgctttccttctccctttcttcactcATTATCACTTCCTAAAGGCCTTCCCATGATTCTTTGAATTCTCCATACTTGTTATTCCTTAGAGCACAATAACATTCTTTACATTCAAATTCcatggtaagttttttttttcccaaattttattgaatatgaAACATATCTCTACAGTTTCTATTGAGGAGGTTGACCACGTCCACGACCAAATCCACCTCTAAATTGGAATTCTGTTGCTGACCCAGCCCCGGCCTCAGCCTTCTTGTCAGCACCAGGAGGAGCAGCACTTcgtctgtatgtgtctctgtcaGCTTCACCCCGAGTAAGCTGGGCAGGTCGCTCGCCCTCCAGACCTTTGGGCCTTGGCCTTCCTGTCTCAGGACGACTTCTTCGGAGTGTGGCAGGCACAATctcagggggcaggtgaaggtaaTCCCGGAGGTACTGAATGCCCTCATTGGTGAGGTACCAGTAGAAATGCCTCCATGCAAACTGCTCCTTAACATAGCCACGAGACTTTAGAGACTGCATGGCCTTCTTGACATGGGGATTGGGCACATTCTTGTCTGCCA
This Trichosurus vulpecula isolate mTriVul1 chromosome 2, mTriVul1.pri, whole genome shotgun sequence DNA region includes the following protein-coding sequences:
- the LOC118838852 gene encoding 40S ribosomal protein S10-like, whose protein sequence is MLMPKKNRIAIYELLFKEGVMVAKKDVHMPKHPELADKNVPNPHVKKAMQSLKSRGYVKEQFAWRHFYWYLTNEGIQYLRDYLHLPPEIVPATLRRSRPETGRPRPKGLEGERPAQLTRGEADRDTYRRSAAPPGADKKAEAGAGSATEFQFRGGFGRGRGQPPQ